Proteins encoded in a region of the Paenibacillus wynnii genome:
- a CDS encoding NisI/SpaI family lantibiotic immunity lipoprotein → MNHFIRLLIFFIVILAGCSNNKATEYPLLPYPEVVVWDNKSYVVTDEIVSHLSIGQKLGDVKRYIDPNLALPEKNEDSTIAPVGSTIYEIKDSDLNSEFAVKINGQLRKAVYYEP, encoded by the coding sequence ATGAACCATTTCATTAGATTACTGATCTTCTTCATCGTCATATTGGCAGGGTGTTCTAATAATAAAGCGACAGAATACCCTTTACTGCCCTATCCAGAAGTTGTTGTGTGGGATAACAAATCCTATGTTGTGACCGATGAAATCGTAAGTCATTTATCTATTGGACAAAAGCTGGGTGATGTCAAACGTTACATAGATCCAAACCTAGCCTTGCCTGAAAAAAATGAAGATTCCACTATAGCCCCTGTAGGGAGTACAATCTATGAAATAAAAGATAGCGACTTGAATTCTGAATTTGCCGTGAAAATTAATGGGCAGCTTCGAAAAGCCGTATATTATGAGCCTTAA
- a CDS encoding DHA2 family efflux MFS transporter permease subunit yields the protein MSTITANAAAGSKTLRRGPIIAALLIGAFVALLNQTLMNVALPKMMEDLNIVANTAQWLTTGFMLVNGVLVPISAYLVEKFTTRQLFTTAMVLFSIGTLVCAVGIGFEMIMVGRVIQAVGAGILMPLMNIVFLRIFPIEERGKAMGLMAVAMIFAPAVGPTLSGWVVQNYSWRVLFYIVLPLAIFSTLLGMKTMQNVGKVTSPTLDKPGIIFSTLGFGGLLYGFSDAGTEGWGSKTVIICLVLGVISLILFVVRELTTDKPLLEVRIFRYNMFTLTTIINIIVTMAMYSGMILLPIYLQTIRGFTPIDSGLMLLPGAILMGIMSPITGIIFDKIGARWLSVIGLLITVVTTWEFSQLTETTSYTHLILTYTARMFGMSMLMMPIVTAGLNQLPQRLSSHGTAMSNTLRTVGGALGIALFVSLMTNRVKDFITDAVVSGTVSQTDKAAMLQLTQEAQINGITHAFTVATWVTVAALVLAFFIQKTSPQPDFLKTEKETAN from the coding sequence ATGAGTACAATAACTGCTAACGCTGCTGCAGGATCTAAGACTTTACGCAGAGGCCCCATCATTGCGGCGTTGCTTATAGGCGCTTTTGTGGCGCTTTTGAATCAAACGCTTATGAACGTGGCATTGCCGAAAATGATGGAGGATTTGAACATTGTCGCCAATACGGCGCAATGGTTAACGACTGGATTTATGCTGGTCAATGGTGTTCTTGTTCCTATCAGTGCTTATCTGGTGGAGAAGTTTACGACCCGTCAGCTTTTTACTACTGCAATGGTTTTATTTTCAATAGGTACGCTGGTTTGTGCAGTGGGTATCGGATTTGAAATGATCATGGTCGGCAGAGTAATTCAGGCTGTCGGCGCGGGTATTTTGATGCCGCTCATGAACATTGTGTTCTTGCGGATTTTCCCGATTGAAGAGCGGGGTAAAGCGATGGGACTCATGGCCGTTGCTATGATTTTTGCTCCGGCGGTAGGCCCTACGTTGTCAGGCTGGGTAGTACAGAATTACTCTTGGCGCGTGCTTTTCTATATCGTTCTACCGTTAGCCATTTTTTCGACTTTACTTGGAATGAAGACGATGCAAAATGTAGGGAAAGTAACCTCGCCTACGCTGGATAAACCGGGCATTATTTTCTCAACACTTGGCTTTGGAGGATTGCTGTACGGATTCAGTGATGCCGGAACCGAAGGCTGGGGAAGTAAGACCGTAATCATCTGTCTGGTCTTGGGCGTTATTTCTTTGATTCTATTCGTTGTGCGTGAGCTTACGACAGATAAGCCGCTGCTGGAAGTGCGTATTTTCAGATACAACATGTTTACCCTCACTACAATCATTAATATTATTGTAACTATGGCTATGTATTCAGGTATGATTTTGCTGCCTATATATCTACAAACGATTCGCGGCTTTACGCCGATAGACTCTGGGCTTATGCTGCTGCCGGGTGCTATCCTGATGGGAATTATGTCCCCGATAACGGGCATTATCTTTGATAAAATCGGTGCACGATGGTTGTCTGTCATAGGTCTTCTCATTACGGTAGTTACAACATGGGAATTCAGCCAGCTTACAGAGACAACCTCATACACTCATCTTATTCTGACGTATACGGCGCGGATGTTCGGGATGTCGATGCTCATGATGCCGATTGTTACCGCAGGCCTTAACCAATTGCCTCAGCGTCTCAGTTCGCATGGTACAGCAATGTCCAATACGCTGCGTACGGTAGGGGGTGCACTCGGTATTGCCCTTTTCGTCAGCCTGATGACCAACCGGGTTAAAGACTTCATCACAGATGCTGTAGTGAGCGGAACTGTCTCACAAACGGACAAGGCTGCAATGTTGCAGCTTACACAGGAAGCTCAGATCAATGGGATTACCCATGCCTTTACAGTAGCTACCTGGGTAACAGTGGCTGCATTGGTGCTGGCTTTCTTTATTCAAAAAACTTCGCCGCAGCCTGATTTCTTGAAGACGGAGAAAGAAACGGCGAACTAA
- a CDS encoding DedA family protein: MEMLKWIQELFANYGYSVLFFGLLLEFVALPFPGETTLAFAGFLSYMGRLDFMTLILVAFFGTTVGMTTTYFIGLKAGLPFIQRYGKWFLISPSKLDKTQRWFERYGSILIFIGYFIPGVRHFTGYFSGIIALPFRKFALYAYSGALFWVLLFLGLGRIFGPQWEGVFHLFELYDIWIVAGIAVVALVIILYRYRRSISAHLGKRKAEIKLKAEIKESSRGGE; the protein is encoded by the coding sequence ATGGAAATGTTGAAATGGATTCAAGAGTTATTTGCCAATTACGGATATAGTGTATTGTTCTTTGGGCTGCTGCTGGAGTTCGTCGCTTTGCCTTTTCCGGGTGAGACCACCTTGGCCTTTGCTGGGTTCCTGTCCTATATGGGAAGATTGGATTTCATGACCTTAATTCTAGTCGCCTTCTTTGGCACAACCGTCGGTATGACAACAACCTATTTCATCGGACTGAAAGCCGGACTACCTTTTATACAGCGCTATGGAAAATGGTTTTTGATCTCTCCGAGCAAGCTGGACAAGACGCAGCGTTGGTTCGAACGGTACGGAAGCATCCTCATTTTCATCGGTTACTTTATTCCCGGTGTACGTCACTTTACCGGTTATTTCTCCGGTATTATCGCCCTGCCCTTCCGAAAATTCGCCTTATATGCTTACAGCGGCGCCCTATTTTGGGTATTGCTGTTTCTCGGCCTAGGGCGGATATTCGGTCCTCAATGGGAGGGAGTTTTCCATTTGTTCGAGCTTTATGATATATGGATCGTTGCAGGTATTGCGGTTGTGGCCCTGGTCATTATCTTATACCGCTACCGCCGTAGCATAAGTGCCCACTTAGGTAAACGAAAGGCTGAGATTAAATTGAAAGCCGAAATAAAAGAGTCCTCCAGAGGCGGTGAATGA
- a CDS encoding zinc ribbon domain-containing protein, with translation MEQGQNQEQVFCQSCSMPIQDAALLGTEQDGSKNSEYCMYCYEAGEFKQPDISLQEMTDLCTGFMVQEGMPEETARQMLAEQLPRLKRWNAS, from the coding sequence ATGGAACAGGGACAGAACCAGGAGCAAGTATTCTGCCAAAGCTGCAGTATGCCCATACAGGATGCCGCGTTATTGGGTACGGAACAGGATGGCAGCAAAAACAGTGAATATTGCATGTACTGCTATGAAGCCGGAGAATTTAAGCAACCTGACATTTCTCTTCAGGAAATGACTGATCTATGTACCGGTTTTATGGTTCAGGAAGGTATGCCTGAGGAAACGGCACGACAGATGCTTGCTGAACAACTGCCCCGCCTGAAACGGTGGAATGCTTCCTAA
- a CDS encoding MarR family winged helix-turn-helix transcriptional regulator, translating to MEGNEQQLDEIVSSFRRISHAFQQLLWKDAEELEITPTQLIVLRKLSMHPEIGITELAELLHLGNSAASGVVDRMVKAGLITRQRSESDRRSFKLSMTDKGIEIRERSKQSLRRHLLPLSTIPTEDAGELLRIHGEIVKILEQGRDKKKL from the coding sequence TTGGAGGGAAATGAGCAGCAGTTGGACGAGATCGTTTCTTCTTTTCGCCGTATAAGTCATGCATTCCAGCAGCTTCTGTGGAAAGATGCCGAAGAGCTTGAGATTACACCGACTCAGCTCATAGTGCTGCGGAAGCTGTCTATGCACCCTGAAATTGGCATCACTGAGCTTGCGGAGCTGCTTCATTTAGGAAACAGTGCGGCGAGTGGAGTCGTTGACCGCATGGTGAAGGCGGGCTTGATAACCCGGCAGCGTTCGGAGAGTGATCGGCGCAGCTTCAAGCTGTCGATGACCGATAAGGGTATTGAAATTAGGGAACGAAGCAAACAATCTCTGAGAAGACATTTGCTGCCGCTTTCAACTATTCCCACCGAGGACGCCGGGGAACTGCTGCGGATCCACGGTGAAATCGTCAAAATATTAGAACAAGGGAGAGACAAAAAGAAGCTATGA
- a CDS encoding DUF4129 domain-containing transglutaminase family protein: protein MSHLDNQEYSRFMNRGRSPGKKESSSADNSGKLPVYFRLLFSLPIMGLFVQWLLPLYRISKDQDTRQLLAVLGLAALLLLVCGLFQSPGWLLQSGQLAIILLSWIYMCAEDKGKAWLTAFLTGIKGDAVLFLSGRMSELSSESRLLILMVGWGMLVASVQHLALFRGSISLFSIVTLIYLLILNRLTEISTLQEIVISTGLIVWLKGMCWLLLMREKNPGQKKIPYTRWGITAFIAGAGLTVASWCGGELYSPQPGSPISLLPVLGRMQAWAEGESSVQPGMTAGMTGYGSGEGELGTPLSQSNELVFTAESSLPVYWRGESFAYYDGRRWGKSGEAYLPLNLASLPDESSTEFIESGGTSLLQRVQFAVPSTGGQPLFSAGRVVDVTNVELADGSKLGFIFTNAEKDSFRLPNIRGSARISTYRVKSLLPETNPEVLRAFAGSDPVKVKDTYLELPTSLPGRVRELAGEIMATARSRYDAAVAVRDYLQSRYPYTLDTQVPPVGADFVDDFLFESRKGYCVHFATAMVTLLRSADIPARYVQGYGPGTAEKGSASQRYAVTQADAHAWVEVYFPGAGWVPFDPTPGSLSAEGTALPGQPPPAALGAGTLPARLRQGGPTPAPLRAAALLLPAAAWRWRRSLALLLAARSSRTAKPERLLAAATLAWQGLAARYGQPPPGMTGREYAASLHIEDARLREAVWQFVRQWELLAYSPVHLRSCFRERTIPASSACASSLDAQLVSAGPADPSLPDSQSATAFIGVCLGITLRVT, encoded by the coding sequence ATGAGCCATCTGGACAACCAAGAGTACAGTAGATTTATGAACCGAGGTCGATCACCGGGGAAGAAAGAGAGCAGTTCAGCCGATAATTCGGGGAAGCTTCCCGTATATTTCAGGCTGCTGTTCTCTTTGCCTATAATGGGATTGTTCGTACAGTGGCTGCTTCCTCTATACCGCATCAGCAAGGACCAGGATACCCGCCAGCTGCTGGCTGTTCTTGGCCTGGCGGCATTGCTGCTATTAGTATGCGGATTGTTTCAGAGCCCTGGCTGGCTGCTCCAGTCGGGGCAGTTGGCAATTATTCTTTTATCATGGATATATATGTGCGCAGAGGATAAAGGCAAAGCCTGGTTAACTGCTTTTCTCACGGGAATCAAAGGGGATGCAGTCCTTTTTCTTTCCGGAAGGATGTCCGAACTCAGCAGTGAGAGTCGTCTCTTAATCCTGATGGTTGGTTGGGGGATGCTGGTAGCCTCCGTCCAGCATTTAGCTCTTTTTAGAGGCAGTATTTCACTTTTTAGTATTGTAACCTTGATATATCTATTGATATTGAACAGGTTGACTGAGATAAGTACCCTTCAGGAGATTGTAATTTCAACAGGATTGATTGTTTGGCTGAAAGGGATGTGCTGGCTGCTTCTAATGCGTGAGAAAAATCCTGGTCAGAAAAAAATTCCGTATACTCGCTGGGGAATTACTGCTTTTATAGCTGGTGCCGGTCTAACGGTGGCATCTTGGTGCGGGGGTGAACTGTATAGCCCGCAACCGGGATCGCCGATTTCATTGCTTCCGGTGCTCGGTAGAATGCAGGCGTGGGCCGAAGGAGAAAGTTCGGTACAACCGGGAATGACAGCGGGAATGACAGGCTACGGCTCTGGTGAAGGAGAGTTAGGCACACCATTGTCCCAAAGCAATGAGCTTGTATTCACAGCAGAAAGCAGTCTACCCGTCTATTGGCGCGGAGAAAGCTTCGCCTATTATGATGGACGCCGATGGGGAAAAAGCGGCGAGGCTTATCTTCCGCTGAATTTGGCAAGTCTGCCGGATGAGAGTTCTACAGAGTTCATAGAATCAGGAGGGACTTCGCTGCTTCAACGGGTGCAATTCGCTGTTCCATCGACTGGCGGGCAGCCGTTATTTAGCGCTGGAAGGGTTGTAGATGTTACGAACGTTGAATTGGCTGACGGCAGTAAACTGGGGTTTATATTTACGAATGCAGAGAAGGATAGTTTCCGGCTGCCCAACATTAGAGGATCTGCACGGATATCCACATATAGGGTTAAATCGTTGTTGCCTGAGACGAACCCCGAGGTTCTTCGTGCCTTTGCCGGTTCGGACCCGGTGAAGGTAAAGGACACATATCTAGAGCTGCCCACCTCACTCCCGGGCCGTGTCCGGGAACTGGCTGGAGAGATCATGGCAACTGCACGGAGCCGGTATGATGCTGCCGTTGCGGTAAGGGATTATTTGCAGAGTCGCTATCCATACACCTTGGATACTCAGGTACCGCCGGTAGGAGCGGATTTTGTGGACGACTTCTTATTCGAGTCCCGGAAGGGCTATTGTGTTCACTTCGCTACAGCAATGGTTACTCTGCTGCGCAGCGCCGATATTCCCGCAAGATACGTGCAGGGATACGGGCCTGGTACCGCAGAGAAGGGCTCCGCCTCTCAGCGGTATGCGGTCACCCAGGCAGATGCGCATGCCTGGGTCGAGGTTTATTTCCCCGGCGCGGGCTGGGTTCCCTTCGACCCCACGCCGGGATCATTATCGGCAGAGGGCACCGCGCTGCCGGGTCAACCCCCGCCCGCTGCGCTTGGCGCGGGCACCCTCCCCGCCCGGCTGCGCCAGGGCGGGCCAACCCCAGCGCCGCTCCGCGCGGCGGCGCTGCTGCTTCCCGCCGCCGCTTGGCGCTGGCGGCGCAGCCTGGCTCTGCTGCTGGCGGCGCGCAGCAGCAGAACGGCCAAGCCAGAACGGCTGCTGGCCGCAGCCACTCTGGCTTGGCAAGGGCTGGCGGCGCGCTATGGCCAGCCGCCGCCGGGGATGACCGGCAGGGAGTACGCCGCCTCCCTGCATATAGAAGACGCCAGACTACGCGAAGCGGTCTGGCAGTTTGTACGCCAGTGGGAGCTCCTGGCGTACAGCCCGGTTCACCTTCGCTCTTGCTTCCGCGAGCGAACGATTCCGGCTTCTTCAGCCTGTGCATCCTCGTTGGATGCACAGTTGGTCTCTGCCGGACCCGCCGATCCCTCATTACCTGACTCCCAGTCAGCCACTGCATTTATAGGAGTCTGCCTGGGCATTACACTGCGTGTAACTTAA
- a CDS encoding helix-turn-helix transcriptional regulator translates to MKIDRLLSIVILLMNRNLIQAKELADMFEVSVRTIYRDIESINQAGIPVVTYQGANGGIGLMEGYRLDRNVLTDRELADIFTALQNVSAYGGGEHSLLMEKISSVIPPSKIDAFRSKTTQLVVDFSPWGINSPLEERLSTLKEALDKSVTVTFEYVSAEGQATLRSVEPYTLVLKGQSWYLYGICTLRQEFRLFKLLRMKTLVKETRSFTRQDLPAKGLPWIAEMTREPSLVPVVLRFTPEGKHLAEDRFDYTELEADDKGGYRVSLDYPEDGWLYGFLLSFGTAVEVLSPEHIRLKLGEMGAGIAAKYGCS, encoded by the coding sequence GTGAAAATAGATCGATTGCTATCCATTGTTATCCTGTTAATGAACCGAAATTTGATTCAGGCTAAAGAGCTCGCCGACATGTTTGAGGTGTCCGTGCGCACGATTTACCGTGATATCGAAAGTATTAATCAAGCGGGCATTCCCGTGGTTACCTATCAAGGAGCTAACGGCGGAATAGGGCTTATGGAAGGGTACCGCCTTGACCGAAATGTTCTAACCGATCGGGAACTGGCTGATATTTTCACGGCCCTTCAGAATGTCTCTGCTTATGGCGGGGGCGAACATTCCCTCCTCATGGAGAAGATCAGCAGCGTGATTCCCCCCTCCAAAATCGATGCCTTCCGCAGCAAAACGACCCAGCTCGTGGTCGACTTTTCACCTTGGGGGATTAACAGTCCTCTGGAAGAGAGGCTGAGTACTTTGAAGGAGGCGCTTGATAAGAGCGTAACGGTAACCTTCGAATATGTCAGTGCAGAGGGTCAGGCAACTCTGCGCTCAGTGGAGCCTTACACGCTGGTGTTAAAGGGGCAGTCATGGTATTTATACGGCATATGTACTTTACGGCAGGAATTCCGGCTGTTCAAGCTGCTGCGGATGAAGACGCTTGTGAAGGAGACACGTAGTTTTACAAGACAAGATCTCCCTGCCAAAGGGCTCCCTTGGATCGCTGAGATGACAAGAGAACCTTCATTGGTGCCGGTGGTTCTGCGCTTCACTCCGGAAGGCAAACACCTTGCCGAAGATCGTTTTGACTACACAGAGCTTGAGGCAGACGATAAGGGCGGCTATAGGGTTTCGCTCGACTATCCTGAGGACGGGTGGTTATATGGCTTCCTACTAAGCTTCGGAACAGCTGTGGAGGTGCTTTCGCCGGAGCATATACGCCTTAAGCTTGGGGAGATGGGCGCAGGAATTGCTGCAAAATATGGATGCTCCTAA
- the guaA gene encoding glutamine-hydrolyzing GMP synthase translates to MDKPNEIIVVLDFGGQYNQLIARRIRDLGVYSELLPYNTPIDKIKALSPKGIIFSGGPSSVYAENAPHVDPAIYDLGLPIFGICYGMQLMAHQLEGKVERSAKREYGKADVDFELGALLAGGLESRQTVWMSHGDHVVELPVGFKLDAGTESAPIAAMSHNERKFFAVQFHPEVQHSVRGNEMISNFLYEICGCEGKWTMSSFIEDAIKDIQDKVGDKKVLCALSGGVDSSVVAMLIHRAIGDQLTCMFIDHGLLRKGEAESVMETFVGKFDIHVVKIDARERFMSKLAGVEDPEQKRKIIGNEFIYCFDEESAKLGDFSFLAQGTLYTDIVESGTATAQTIKSHHNVGGLPEDMKFSLIEPLNTLFKDEVHKLGEELGMPHAIVWRQPFPGPGLAIRVLGEITEEKLTIVRDSDLILREEIAKAGLDREIWQYFTALPNMKSVGVMGDARTYSYTVGIRAVTSIDGMTADWARIPWDVLEKISVRIVNEVENVNRIVYDVTSKPPATIEWE, encoded by the coding sequence ATGGACAAGCCAAATGAAATCATCGTCGTTCTCGATTTCGGAGGACAATATAACCAACTTATCGCGCGCAGAATTCGGGACCTAGGGGTATACAGCGAGCTTCTGCCGTACAATACGCCAATTGACAAGATCAAAGCACTCTCACCTAAGGGAATTATTTTCTCCGGCGGCCCTAGCAGTGTTTATGCTGAGAATGCACCGCATGTAGATCCAGCTATTTATGATTTGGGTCTGCCAATCTTCGGTATCTGCTACGGTATGCAGCTCATGGCCCATCAGCTTGAAGGTAAAGTGGAGCGCTCTGCCAAACGTGAGTACGGCAAAGCAGACGTTGACTTTGAACTAGGAGCTTTGCTCGCTGGGGGACTTGAGAGCCGCCAGACCGTATGGATGAGCCATGGCGACCATGTTGTGGAACTTCCGGTTGGCTTCAAGCTGGACGCAGGTACCGAAAGCGCACCAATCGCCGCAATGAGCCACAACGAACGCAAATTCTTTGCCGTTCAGTTCCACCCTGAGGTACAGCATTCCGTACGTGGTAACGAGATGATTTCCAACTTCCTGTACGAAATTTGCGGCTGCGAAGGCAAATGGACGATGTCATCGTTTATTGAGGACGCAATTAAGGATATTCAAGATAAAGTCGGAGATAAAAAAGTGCTTTGTGCACTCAGCGGCGGAGTTGATTCCTCTGTAGTGGCGATGCTAATCCATCGTGCCATTGGGGATCAATTAACCTGCATGTTTATCGATCACGGTCTTCTGCGCAAGGGCGAGGCAGAGAGTGTTATGGAAACATTCGTAGGTAAGTTCGATATTCATGTTGTCAAAATTGATGCCCGTGAGCGTTTTATGAGCAAGCTGGCTGGTGTAGAAGACCCTGAGCAGAAGCGTAAAATCATCGGTAATGAGTTCATCTATTGCTTCGATGAAGAGTCGGCTAAGCTGGGAGATTTCTCATTCCTAGCCCAAGGAACGCTCTATACGGATATTGTGGAGAGCGGAACGGCAACGGCACAAACTATCAAATCACATCATAATGTGGGCGGGCTTCCGGAAGATATGAAATTCAGCCTGATTGAGCCTCTGAACACATTGTTCAAAGACGAAGTCCATAAATTGGGCGAAGAGCTGGGAATGCCGCATGCGATCGTATGGCGTCAACCTTTCCCTGGTCCGGGACTTGCAATACGTGTGCTGGGTGAAATTACAGAAGAAAAGCTGACCATCGTACGGGACTCCGACTTAATCTTGCGTGAAGAGATTGCCAAAGCCGGTCTGGACCGTGAAATTTGGCAGTACTTCACAGCTTTGCCTAACATGAAAAGTGTTGGTGTTATGGGTGATGCCCGTACGTATTCCTACACCGTAGGCATCCGTGCAGTAACTTCCATCGACGGGATGACTGCTGACTGGGCACGTATTCCGTGGGATGTATTGGAGAAAATCTCCGTTCGTATCGTAAACGAAGTAGAAAACGTAAATCGCATTGTGTATGATGTGACCTCTAAACCACCTGCAACCATTGAGTGGGAGTAG
- a CDS encoding polysaccharide deacetylase, producing the protein MRDNKKARSLGLVLRGLLLMIAVMMVISGCGTSQAASIRTTKLQEKSPVHARQIVPATIKYSSAAQQPNTPQVSPTPAVASKDNESRKIVYLTFDDGPSPVTAKVLDILKREGVKATFFVLGNGAKSHPEVISDIWEQGHAIGNHSYDHNYHELYSGFTRFWNQIKKTEEIIRGITGTRPQLIRAPGGTFGHFDDTYFYLLKQAGYIVTDWTVDSGDSKRRGVPAAEIIKDAVPNTTSSRVILLMHDGGGHEESAKALPQIIARYKEAGYTFGVLDNQVKPVQFRVSSSNAGSEGAKPSAAWIASNITANSALFAVGKPLVLEVGKQETKLKPGEYRIEQGQYMVPMRAVIERLGGTANWEAGIRSGKATLNGRSFLADVNNKELTFNGVNGEVSVRKGKVEMIGGVIWISLRDLLEIVEHPPLATTVTSDERRVKAD; encoded by the coding sequence ATGAGGGATAACAAGAAAGCCCGCAGCCTAGGATTAGTTCTGCGCGGATTGCTTTTAATGATAGCTGTAATGATGGTGATATCAGGTTGCGGCACCTCGCAAGCTGCAAGTATCAGGACAACAAAGCTGCAGGAGAAATCCCCGGTTCATGCAAGACAAATTGTTCCTGCCACCATAAAATATTCCTCCGCTGCACAGCAACCGAACACTCCTCAGGTCTCACCAACGCCCGCAGTCGCATCAAAAGACAATGAATCCCGTAAAATAGTCTATTTAACCTTTGACGATGGACCCAGTCCAGTCACTGCAAAAGTGCTTGATATTCTAAAACGTGAAGGAGTGAAGGCGACCTTTTTTGTGTTGGGTAACGGAGCTAAAAGCCATCCGGAGGTCATTAGCGACATTTGGGAACAGGGTCATGCCATAGGCAATCATAGCTATGATCATAATTATCACGAATTATATAGCGGATTTACCCGCTTTTGGAATCAGATCAAGAAGACGGAAGAGATTATTCGAGGCATCACAGGTACAAGACCTCAGCTCATTCGGGCACCCGGCGGAACCTTCGGTCATTTTGATGATACCTACTTCTACCTGCTGAAGCAAGCAGGGTACATAGTTACAGACTGGACTGTGGACAGCGGCGACTCCAAACGAAGGGGGGTGCCGGCAGCTGAAATCATTAAAGACGCGGTTCCGAACACTACGTCCTCCCGTGTAATTCTCCTAATGCATGATGGGGGAGGGCATGAAGAAAGTGCTAAGGCTCTCCCTCAAATCATTGCTCGCTACAAAGAGGCAGGGTACACCTTTGGTGTACTGGATAACCAAGTTAAGCCGGTACAATTCAGGGTTTCTTCGTCCAATGCCGGTTCGGAAGGAGCTAAACCCTCCGCGGCGTGGATTGCCTCGAATATAACCGCTAACAGCGCGTTGTTCGCGGTCGGTAAGCCTCTGGTACTGGAAGTGGGAAAGCAGGAAACGAAGCTTAAGCCGGGAGAGTATAGAATTGAGCAAGGTCAATATATGGTACCTATGCGGGCCGTTATTGAACGACTTGGAGGTACGGCGAACTGGGAAGCGGGCATTCGCAGCGGAAAAGCTACCTTGAATGGGCGATCCTTCTTGGCGGATGTTAATAATAAAGAGCTGACTTTCAACGGAGTCAACGGGGAAGTATCCGTCAGGAAAGGTAAGGTGGAGATGATAGGCGGAGTAATCTGGATATCGCTTCGGGATCTGCTTGAAATTGTCGAGCATCCTCCCCTGGCAACCACTGTGACCAGCGACGAGCGGAGGGTGAAGGCTGATTAG
- a CDS encoding DUF58 domain-containing protein, whose product MSSSSLIDPQQKIDPKPTDKLPYLRNKKALLEWARMLGVGGLFFGLYLGLGGFELLFLSVAVGVLLVGGLLLYLLGPKRIDINRLVTPVHAISGESVIVTVQVSFRTRIPLPWMIITDRWSGDTHRELLFPGFRRTFIYTYRLPKVTRGFHHLENCYVKWGDLTGWFTGISYPKGSSEFKVLPSPLFFGQMNMQGGYFPGESAAALRSRSQEEAADIRHYLPGDPMSRIHWKSSARHGTLHSRTPERGDVRMICIVLDNASKSYEIPMDALRPRSSRRTETPAFEKAVSIAMGLMRSAERSGAYVQLFSGGWPEGMARHEGLGKIPGRVLDVLTEIKPDSTRSLSQLLDDASRGWIPGMSIAVVTGTLEQESAKVIAKLLTHGVKVALYYAWDRKSNESSPSNGTIGDSLKRMGAVLYCLEHALPTYGQGVEPSHEPSGQPRVQ is encoded by the coding sequence TTGTCCTCTTCATCGTTAATAGATCCGCAACAGAAGATTGACCCAAAACCGACGGATAAACTGCCCTATCTCCGCAATAAAAAGGCTTTGTTAGAGTGGGCGCGAATGCTGGGTGTAGGCGGCTTGTTCTTCGGTTTATATTTAGGATTAGGCGGTTTTGAGCTGCTGTTTCTTTCTGTGGCTGTCGGAGTTCTTTTGGTTGGCGGATTGTTGCTTTATTTACTTGGACCTAAGCGGATAGACATTAATCGTCTGGTCACCCCGGTTCATGCCATATCCGGTGAATCGGTTATAGTCACCGTTCAAGTGAGCTTTCGTACGCGTATTCCATTGCCTTGGATGATAATTACAGACCGGTGGAGCGGTGATACTCATCGAGAACTGCTGTTTCCCGGCTTTCGCAGAACGTTTATTTATACCTATAGATTACCGAAAGTGACACGGGGCTTTCACCATTTAGAGAATTGCTATGTAAAATGGGGCGATTTAACGGGATGGTTCACAGGTATAAGTTATCCGAAGGGAAGTTCAGAATTTAAAGTACTTCCGTCCCCATTGTTTTTTGGACAAATGAATATGCAGGGCGGTTATTTTCCGGGTGAGTCAGCTGCTGCGTTGCGCAGTAGAAGCCAAGAAGAGGCTGCAGATATCCGTCATTACCTACCCGGAGATCCAATGAGCCGGATCCATTGGAAAAGCTCAGCCCGGCATGGGACTTTGCACAGCCGAACCCCTGAACGGGGGGATGTTCGAATGATCTGCATCGTTCTGGATAATGCCTCCAAGAGTTATGAGATCCCCATGGATGCTCTACGGCCACGCAGTAGCAGGAGGACGGAAACTCCTGCGTTTGAGAAGGCGGTTTCCATAGCTATGGGATTGATGCGCTCTGCCGAGCGATCGGGTGCTTATGTTCAGCTGTTCAGCGGCGGATGGCCCGAAGGGATGGCTAGGCATGAAGGGCTGGGGAAAATTCCGGGCAGGGTACTGGATGTCCTCACTGAAATTAAGCCCGATAGTACAAGAAGTCTGTCTCAGTTGCTCGATGATGCCTCCCGTGGATGGATTCCGGGTATGAGTATCGCTGTGGTTACAGGGACACTGGAGCAGGAATCCGCTAAGGTGATTGCCAAGCTGTTAACACATGGTGTGAAGGTCGCCTTATATTATGCATGGGATCGGAAGTCTAATGAATCTTCTCCTAGTAATGGTACCATCGGAGACAGTTTAAAACGTATGGGAGCGGTATTATATTGTCTTGAGCATGCACTGCCGACCTATGGTCAGGGGGTGGAACCCTCCCATGAGCCATCTGGACAACCAAGAGTACAGTAG